One part of the Ancylomarina subtilis genome encodes these proteins:
- a CDS encoding dihydrolipoamide acetyltransferase family protein: MSSFEILMPKLGESVQEATITKMFVNLNDTVEEDDMLFEIATDKVDSEIPSPVSGKVIEIRYKEDDVVPVGEVVAIIDLSGGDDVEETQTQETASQEVLAVEEKVVSESVEIKSDSDRFYSPLVKAIAQKEQISQAELDSIVGHGKNGRVQKEDVLKFVAERQGSAKAQVVVETPAKPAAEKTIASPEKPKVSMSVGANDQIIEMDRMRRIIADHMVMSKQTSPHVTAMVEADVTDMVNWRNKVKDEFFAKEKTKITFMPIIIEAVSKALREYPMINSSVDDYKVIVKKDINIGVAVALPSGNLIVPVIKNADQKNLLGLTVGMNTLADKARNNKLDADDIQGGTFTISNFGSFKNVMGTPIINQPQVAILAVGTIEKKPAVLETPAGDVIVPRQKMFLSLSYDHRVVDGALGGAFLRKIADYLEEFDLNRGV, from the coding sequence AAAATGTTTGTTAATCTTAATGATACAGTAGAAGAGGATGATATGCTTTTCGAGATTGCAACCGATAAGGTGGACTCTGAGATTCCTTCTCCAGTATCTGGGAAAGTGATTGAAATTCGCTACAAAGAGGACGATGTGGTACCTGTGGGTGAGGTTGTAGCAATTATTGATTTGAGTGGTGGTGACGATGTAGAAGAGACCCAAACTCAGGAAACAGCAAGTCAGGAAGTTTTGGCTGTAGAAGAAAAAGTAGTGAGTGAGTCTGTTGAGATCAAATCAGATTCAGATCGTTTTTACTCTCCATTGGTGAAGGCAATTGCTCAAAAAGAACAAATTAGTCAGGCTGAATTGGATTCAATTGTTGGTCATGGAAAAAATGGTCGTGTGCAGAAGGAGGATGTTTTGAAGTTTGTTGCTGAGCGACAGGGGTCGGCAAAAGCTCAGGTTGTTGTTGAAACGCCTGCTAAGCCAGCTGCAGAAAAGACAATAGCAAGTCCTGAAAAGCCAAAGGTTTCAATGTCAGTTGGTGCAAATGATCAGATTATTGAAATGGATCGTATGCGCCGAATTATTGCTGATCATATGGTGATGTCGAAACAAACTTCACCTCACGTTACAGCTATGGTTGAGGCTGATGTAACTGATATGGTGAATTGGAGAAATAAAGTGAAAGATGAGTTTTTCGCAAAAGAGAAAACGAAGATCACCTTTATGCCAATTATTATTGAGGCTGTTTCAAAGGCTTTACGCGAATACCCAATGATTAATTCATCAGTTGATGATTATAAGGTTATTGTGAAAAAGGATATCAATATTGGTGTGGCTGTTGCTTTGCCTTCAGGTAATTTGATTGTTCCGGTTATTAAGAATGCAGATCAAAAGAATCTATTGGGTTTAACTGTCGGCATGAATACATTGGCTGATAAAGCCAGAAATAACAAATTAGATGCTGATGATATTCAAGGTGGAACTTTCACAATATCAAATTTCGGATCGTTTAAAAATGTAATGGGAACACCTATTATCAATCAGCCACAGGTTGCTATTCTTGCAGTTGGTACTATCGAAAAGAAACCTGCTGTACTGGAAACTCCTGCTGGTGATGTTATTGTTCCGCGTCAAAAAATGTTCTTGTCTCTTTCTTACGACCATCGTGTGGTTGATGGGGCTTTGGGTGGTGCTTTCTTGAGAAAGATTGCCGACTATCTTGAGGAGTTTGATCTTAACAGAGGCGTTTAA
- a CDS encoding alpha-ketoacid dehydrogenase subunit alpha/beta: MTNKKKYSIKETPKKQLAEWFNLMTLGRALDEKAPNYLKQAIGWSYHAPYAGHDGIQLAIGQTFDRKTDHLFPYYRDMLTSLSAGLTAEEVIFNGISKDTDVAGGGRHMSNHFAKPEWNVHNVSSCTGNHTLHAVGIARALKHYKGKGVAISSQGESSVSEGYVYEAINGASKEQLPVIFVFQDNGYGISVPKKDQTANRKVADNFKGLKYLKIFHCNGKDVFDSMNTMAEAKAYAIENQMPAIVQANCVRMGSHSNSDKHELYRDNAELNYVQKYDPLAKFRRLLIRYERFTEEELQAIEADVKLQVKKAHRAGLTAPDPDPNSVHDFVMPESYPASKYPEGLHNETGESKKLIEGLNETLKAEFRHNPDTFIWGQDIANKDKGGIFNVSKGMQQEFGIERVFNAPIAEDFIMGTANGMSRFNDKIRIVVEGAEFADYFWPAMEQFVETTHEYWRTKGQYSPNITVRLASGGYIGGGLYHSQNIEGALSTFPGVRIVYPSYADDAAGLLRTSIRSKGMTVFMEPKALYNDPKAAAVVPDDFEVPFGKARVRREGTDLTIITYGNTTHMCVEVADQIAKDLGRDVEVMDLRSLIPLDKESILKSVAKTNKVLVVHEDKVFSGFGAEIAAIITEEAFEHLDAPVKRVGSTFTPVGFNRILEKAILPNNEKIYAAAKDLLDY, translated from the coding sequence ATGACAAATAAGAAAAAATATAGCATAAAGGAGACGCCTAAAAAACAGCTTGCTGAGTGGTTTAACTTAATGACCTTAGGACGTGCTCTTGATGAAAAGGCACCTAATTATTTGAAACAAGCCATTGGCTGGTCGTACCATGCTCCTTATGCAGGACATGATGGTATTCAGTTGGCTATTGGGCAAACATTTGATAGAAAAACGGATCATTTGTTTCCTTACTACCGTGATATGTTGACTTCTCTTTCTGCGGGGTTAACTGCGGAAGAGGTTATTTTTAACGGTATTTCAAAAGATACGGATGTTGCTGGTGGTGGGCGTCATATGTCGAACCACTTTGCCAAACCAGAGTGGAATGTGCACAATGTCTCTTCATGTACAGGGAATCATACCTTACATGCGGTAGGTATTGCGCGTGCACTAAAACATTATAAAGGCAAAGGTGTTGCCATTAGTTCTCAGGGCGAATCTTCAGTTTCAGAAGGTTATGTTTACGAGGCGATTAATGGAGCTTCGAAAGAACAATTACCAGTTATTTTTGTTTTTCAGGATAATGGCTATGGAATCTCTGTTCCTAAGAAAGATCAGACTGCAAATCGTAAGGTTGCGGATAACTTTAAGGGATTAAAATACTTGAAGATTTTCCATTGTAATGGTAAAGATGTATTTGATTCAATGAATACCATGGCAGAGGCGAAAGCTTATGCAATCGAAAATCAGATGCCTGCTATCGTTCAGGCAAACTGTGTGCGTATGGGGTCACACTCTAATTCGGATAAGCATGAGCTGTATCGCGATAATGCTGAGTTGAATTACGTGCAGAAATACGATCCATTGGCAAAATTTCGCCGTTTGTTAATTCGTTACGAGCGTTTTACTGAGGAGGAATTGCAAGCCATTGAGGCCGATGTGAAATTGCAGGTTAAAAAAGCGCACCGAGCTGGTTTGACCGCTCCGGATCCGGACCCAAATTCAGTTCACGATTTTGTAATGCCAGAATCCTATCCTGCTTCTAAATATCCGGAAGGACTTCATAACGAAACAGGAGAATCCAAAAAGCTGATCGAAGGTTTAAATGAAACCTTAAAAGCTGAATTCCGTCACAATCCTGATACCTTTATTTGGGGACAAGATATCGCCAATAAAGACAAGGGTGGTATTTTCAATGTTTCGAAAGGCATGCAGCAGGAATTCGGTATCGAGCGTGTATTTAATGCACCAATTGCCGAAGACTTTATTATGGGTACTGCCAATGGTATGAGCCGTTTTAATGATAAGATTCGTATTGTTGTTGAAGGTGCTGAGTTTGCTGATTATTTTTGGCCGGCTATGGAGCAATTTGTTGAAACGACTCACGAATACTGGCGTACTAAGGGGCAATATTCACCTAACATCACTGTTCGTTTAGCTTCTGGTGGTTATATTGGTGGTGGACTTTACCATTCTCAGAATATCGAAGGTGCGCTATCAACTTTCCCTGGTGTTCGAATTGTTTACCCATCGTATGCTGATGATGCGGCAGGTTTGCTTCGTACCAGTATTCGTTCGAAAGGGATGACGGTGTTTATGGAGCCAAAGGCTTTGTATAATGATCCTAAAGCAGCTGCTGTTGTTCCTGATGATTTTGAGGTGCCATTTGGTAAGGCTCGTGTTCGTCGTGAGGGGACTGATTTAACCATTATAACTTACGGTAATACCACACACATGTGTGTTGAGGTCGCTGATCAGATTGCTAAGGATTTAGGTCGTGATGTTGAAGTGATGGACTTGCGTTCTCTAATTCCATTGGATAAGGAAAGTATTCTTAAGTCGGTTGCTAAAACCAATAAAGTCTTAGTGGTACATGAAGATAAGGTGTTCTCTGGATTTGGTGCTGAAATTGCAGCGATTATAACAGAGGAAGCTTTTGAACATTTGGATGCACCAGTAAAACGAGTTGGATCAACTTTTACTCCGGTTGGATTTAATCGAATTTTGGAAAAAGCAATTCTTCCAAACAATGAGAAAATTTATGCTGCAGCTAAAGATTTGTTAGACTACTAA
- a CDS encoding flavodoxin, producing MKIGLIYSFNTIKTSKNAEKIKKAFGKDFDIEMVNVEEIDEKSFLSFDNMLLGVPTWFDGELPNYWDEFMPAIEQLKLKGKKVALFGLGDQVGYPENFVDAIGLLAIALEERGAKVIGLTSPEGYTFERSVALRDGKFLGLPLDIENQAALTDERIKAWVEQLKKEF from the coding sequence ATGAAAATAGGATTAATATATAGCTTCAATACCATTAAGACTTCGAAGAATGCTGAGAAAATCAAGAAAGCTTTCGGTAAGGATTTTGACATTGAAATGGTGAATGTTGAGGAAATTGATGAGAAGTCTTTCTTATCATTCGATAATATGCTGCTTGGTGTTCCAACCTGGTTTGATGGTGAATTACCAAACTATTGGGATGAGTTTATGCCAGCTATCGAACAGCTTAAACTCAAAGGGAAAAAAGTGGCCCTTTTCGGCTTGGGCGATCAGGTAGGCTATCCTGAGAACTTTGTGGATGCTATTGGCTTATTGGCTATTGCATTGGAAGAACGAGGTGCCAAGGTGATTGGTTTAACCAGCCCTGAAGGGTATACCTTCGAGCGTTCAGTTGCTTTGCGTGATGGTAAATTCTTAGGTTTGCCCCTGGATATTGAAAATCAGGCTGCATTAACTGATGAGCGTATTAAAGCTTGGGTGGAGCAATTAAAGAAGGAATTCTAA
- a CDS encoding ABC transporter ATP-binding protein, giving the protein MKDFIKILRRFLPPYKSDLIMSFVYNLFAAVFGVFSFVMMQPVLEILFEDSEVVANKVPWEISLDAIKHNFYYYTTQIKIEYGADSTLLFVGVVLLVAVFFKVTFTYLGSYHTVQVRNSVVRDIRTKIYDKIVSLPIPFFTEEKKGDIISRSTSDVQEVENSVMNSLDMFIKNPILIIVALVTMIIMSPQMTLFSFIILPIAGYIIGRIGKTLKKKSRLGQNKMGDLLSTIEETLSGLRIIKAFTAEEKVSEKFAIENNDYRRIMNSLMRRRILAHPVSEFLGTVVIVIVLWYGGKLILNGNTNLNGAGFIAYLVVFYSIINPAKAFSKALYSIQKGLAAMERIDQILDAESTIVDKANAKSVDKFEKAIEYRNVGFSYNGEKQVLKNINLEIPKGKTIALVGQSGSGKTTFVDLLPRFYDVIEGGIFVDGEDIRDLKIADMRNLMGNVNQESILFNDTIFNNIAFGVENATMEEVEAAAKIANAHDFITATENGYQTNIGDRGGKLSGGQRQRLSIARAVLKNPPIMILDEATSALDTESERLVQDALDKLMQNRTSVVIAHRLSTVKNADLICVFHEGEIVERGKHDELIKLDGTYKKLNDMQML; this is encoded by the coding sequence ATGAAAGATTTCATTAAAATATTACGACGATTCCTTCCTCCATACAAGAGTGATTTAATCATGAGTTTTGTGTACAACCTGTTTGCAGCAGTCTTTGGTGTATTCTCCTTTGTGATGATGCAACCTGTTCTCGAAATTCTTTTCGAAGATTCCGAAGTTGTAGCCAACAAAGTACCATGGGAAATCAGTTTAGATGCAATAAAACACAACTTTTATTATTACACAACTCAAATAAAGATAGAGTATGGTGCAGATTCTACACTCCTATTTGTAGGTGTTGTATTACTTGTTGCTGTATTTTTCAAAGTTACTTTTACATATTTAGGTTCTTATCACACAGTTCAAGTTAGAAACTCAGTTGTTCGAGATATTAGAACAAAAATTTATGACAAAATTGTAAGCCTGCCAATTCCTTTCTTTACCGAAGAGAAAAAGGGAGATATCATATCGCGTTCTACTTCTGATGTTCAAGAGGTTGAGAATTCTGTAATGAACTCATTGGACATGTTCATTAAAAACCCAATTCTCATTATTGTAGCCTTGGTTACTATGATTATCATGAGTCCACAAATGACACTTTTTTCATTCATCATTTTACCTATTGCGGGTTATATCATTGGTCGAATTGGTAAAACATTAAAAAAGAAATCCCGTTTAGGTCAAAACAAAATGGGGGATCTTTTATCAACCATTGAAGAAACCCTGTCTGGTCTTCGCATTATCAAAGCTTTTACAGCTGAGGAGAAAGTTTCAGAAAAGTTTGCTATTGAAAATAACGACTACCGTCGTATTATGAACAGCCTGATGCGTAGAAGAATCCTGGCTCATCCTGTGAGTGAATTCCTAGGAACTGTTGTGATTGTGATTGTCCTTTGGTATGGTGGAAAATTGATTCTTAATGGGAACACAAACTTAAATGGTGCAGGTTTTATTGCTTACTTGGTTGTTTTCTATTCAATCATTAACCCAGCCAAAGCATTCTCGAAAGCCTTATATAGTATCCAAAAGGGGTTGGCAGCTATGGAGCGAATCGATCAAATCTTAGATGCTGAGTCGACTATTGTCGATAAAGCCAATGCAAAATCGGTTGACAAATTTGAAAAAGCTATTGAATATAGAAACGTAGGCTTCTCGTACAATGGCGAAAAACAAGTTCTGAAAAACATCAACCTTGAAATTCCAAAGGGAAAAACCATTGCCTTAGTTGGTCAATCAGGTTCTGGAAAAACAACGTTTGTTGATCTTCTTCCTCGTTTTTACGATGTAATTGAAGGTGGTATTTTTGTTGATGGTGAGGATATTCGTGATCTCAAAATTGCTGATATGCGTAACCTAATGGGGAATGTGAATCAGGAATCCATTCTATTTAACGACACCATTTTCAACAATATTGCTTTTGGTGTAGAAAATGCCACAATGGAAGAGGTTGAAGCCGCAGCAAAAATTGCTAATGCTCACGACTTTATTACAGCGACAGAAAATGGTTACCAAACCAATATTGGTGACCGTGGTGGTAAACTGTCTGGTGGTCAGCGTCAGCGATTGAGTATTGCACGAGCAGTATTAAAAAACCCTCCAATTATGATTTTGGACGAGGCAACTTCTGCTCTTGATACAGAATCAGAACGTTTGGTTCAGGATGCTTTAGATAAATTAATGCAGAACAGAACTTCGGTTGTGATTGCTCACCGCTTATCAACTGTAAAGAATGCGGATTTAATCTGTGTTTTCCACGAAGGTGAAATTGTTGAACGAGGCAAGCATGATGAGCTGATTAAACTTGATGGGACCTATAAAAAGCTTAATGATATGCAGATGTTATAG
- the purB gene encoding adenylosuccinate lyase: MHSLTAISPIDGRYRDKVDVLGEYFSEYALIRYRVLVEVEYFISLCEHPLPQLADFDTNNFDELRSLYLDFTVEDAQKVKDIEAVTNHDVKAVEYFIKEKFDALNLQKYKEFIHFGLTSQDINNTATPYSLRDAVHDVYYPLLDQLIEKLENLSNDWKDVALLARTHGQPASPTRLGKEIQVYVYRLKKQLDLLKSVPCSAKFGGATGNFNAHHVAYPQIDWKAFGNKFVNESLKLEREEYTTQISNYDNMGAIFDNFKRINTILIDMNRDFWTYISMNYFKQRIKEGEVGSSAMPHKVNPIDFENSEGNLGLANATYEHLSAKLPISRLQRDLTDSTVLRNIGVPFAHSIIAFKSVLKGLDKLILSPDAFEADLEENWAVVAEAIQTILRREAYPNPYEALKALTRTNTTVSQESIAEFIDTLEISDSLKAELKTITPSNYTGV; the protein is encoded by the coding sequence ATGCACAGTTTAACAGCTATTTCACCAATCGATGGACGCTACCGTGATAAGGTTGACGTATTAGGAGAGTATTTTTCGGAGTATGCGCTTATCAGATACCGGGTATTGGTAGAGGTCGAATATTTCATCTCACTTTGCGAACATCCACTTCCTCAGCTAGCCGATTTCGACACCAACAATTTTGATGAACTACGCAGTTTATACTTAGACTTTACTGTTGAAGATGCACAGAAAGTTAAAGACATTGAGGCTGTAACCAATCACGATGTAAAAGCCGTTGAATACTTCATAAAAGAAAAGTTCGACGCATTAAACTTACAAAAATATAAGGAATTCATTCACTTTGGATTGACTTCACAAGATATCAATAACACTGCTACACCATACTCTTTAAGAGATGCGGTACATGATGTTTATTACCCTCTTTTAGACCAACTGATCGAAAAGCTTGAAAACTTATCTAATGACTGGAAAGATGTGGCTCTTTTGGCTCGTACTCACGGACAACCTGCTTCTCCAACTCGTTTAGGTAAAGAGATTCAAGTTTATGTATACCGTCTTAAAAAACAATTGGATCTATTAAAATCAGTTCCTTGTTCGGCTAAGTTTGGTGGTGCTACAGGTAATTTTAATGCCCATCATGTGGCATATCCACAAATCGACTGGAAAGCTTTTGGTAACAAGTTTGTAAATGAGTCGTTGAAATTAGAGCGTGAAGAATACACCACTCAAATTTCGAACTACGACAATATGGGTGCAATCTTCGATAACTTCAAACGTATCAATACCATCCTAATTGATATGAACCGTGATTTCTGGACATATATTTCCATGAATTACTTCAAGCAAAGAATTAAAGAAGGTGAAGTAGGCTCTTCAGCTATGCCACATAAGGTAAACCCTATCGATTTCGAAAATTCGGAAGGTAACCTGGGATTAGCGAACGCAACATACGAACATTTGTCAGCTAAATTGCCTATCTCTCGATTGCAACGTGATCTTACAGATTCAACTGTATTAAGAAATATTGGTGTTCCTTTTGCTCACTCAATCATTGCCTTCAAGTCGGTATTAAAAGGCTTGGATAAACTGATTCTTTCACCTGATGCTTTTGAAGCTGATTTAGAAGAGAACTGGGCAGTTGTAGCTGAAGCTATTCAAACCATCTTGCGTAGAGAAGCATATCCAAACCCTTACGAAGCTTTGAAAGCTTTAACTCGTACAAACACAACGGTATCTCAAGAAAGTATTGCTGAATTTATCGATACACTTGAGATTTCAGACAGCCTAAAAGCTGAATTGAAAACGATCACTCCGAGCAATTATACAGGAGTTTAG
- a CDS encoding DUF3078 domain-containing protein: MNRNLFLLLLFFQFSFLFSQKSKASSIYNQVYDTKFINIQNLDGLKDTPQEPVTSIERDSIEIKTHSLPINLYKIAHSESIQTTYFDDSIKTKKFTDPLKHIDNIAFKYLLGELKVEAHSKENKSLDKALNTLLDYVENDSLRHMVNYLKSYIEQRQTEEALRELAKKVDRENQKIKQAEDLSKEEKFDVVDDVQKYSQLYHYIEDDSVHQWIREISRDSVEFAVKNAMNDSLAFWINNGNSDFKRFWLKKNKRDSIGVWLQNTPNKGIRILYDDDVYQESVRNTKRKGAKVRLEEQLSPDGFKLARLKKYKRYVDIWKFGTLIKLDFNQGHVSKDWAEGGESSISTLTGIKSFAKYQKNKTSWESTLDLEYGLLKSGNNDFRKNQDKLEFNTKFGQLAFGKWYYTSMFNLKTQFVRGYNYSADGSRKLISNFFAPAYILGSVGLDFKPKKDFSILISPFTAKYTIVRDTARIDQTAFGIDADKKIKKEVGSYVKILHKWEITKDISMENKLEFYSSYTNKPKNIDVDWQFILNLPINQYLTTTVSTYLISDNDTGSKVQFKENLAVGIKYQF; the protein is encoded by the coding sequence ATGAATCGAAACCTTTTTCTCTTACTTTTATTCTTTCAATTCTCCTTTCTTTTTTCACAGAAAAGTAAGGCTAGTTCAATTTACAATCAGGTTTATGACACAAAATTTATAAACATTCAAAACTTAGATGGTCTAAAAGATACACCACAGGAGCCAGTAACTTCAATAGAAAGGGATTCAATTGAAATTAAAACACATTCACTTCCAATCAACCTTTATAAAATTGCTCATTCAGAATCAATACAAACCACTTATTTCGATGATTCAATAAAAACAAAAAAATTCACCGATCCATTAAAACACATCGATAATATCGCCTTCAAATATTTACTTGGAGAGCTTAAGGTTGAAGCACATTCAAAAGAAAATAAATCTTTAGACAAGGCCCTAAACACCTTACTCGACTATGTGGAAAATGATAGTCTCAGACATATGGTCAACTATCTAAAATCGTATATCGAACAGCGCCAAACCGAAGAGGCTCTTAGGGAACTGGCAAAAAAAGTGGATCGTGAAAATCAAAAAATTAAACAAGCCGAAGACCTTTCCAAGGAGGAAAAGTTCGATGTGGTAGATGATGTGCAAAAATACAGCCAGTTGTATCATTATATCGAAGATGATTCAGTACACCAATGGATCAGAGAAATCAGCCGCGATTCTGTTGAGTTTGCGGTAAAGAATGCCATGAATGACTCCCTTGCCTTTTGGATAAATAATGGCAATTCGGATTTTAAACGCTTTTGGTTGAAAAAAAACAAGCGAGATTCAATAGGTGTCTGGCTTCAAAATACGCCTAATAAGGGAATACGCATTTTATACGATGACGATGTATATCAGGAATCGGTGAGAAATACCAAAAGAAAAGGAGCAAAAGTTCGTTTGGAAGAGCAACTGTCTCCTGATGGATTCAAACTGGCACGCCTGAAAAAATACAAACGTTATGTCGATATCTGGAAATTTGGAACTCTGATTAAGTTAGATTTCAATCAGGGCCATGTCAGTAAAGACTGGGCTGAAGGGGGCGAAAGTTCTATATCAACTTTAACTGGGATTAAGTCTTTTGCCAAATATCAAAAAAACAAAACCTCTTGGGAAAGCACCCTCGATCTCGAATATGGTCTTCTAAAATCCGGTAATAACGATTTTAGAAAAAACCAGGATAAGTTAGAATTCAACACAAAATTTGGTCAGTTAGCTTTCGGGAAGTGGTATTACACATCGATGTTTAATCTAAAGACACAATTTGTCAGAGGTTACAACTACTCGGCCGACGGCAGCAGGAAACTTATTTCAAACTTCTTTGCTCCTGCCTATATTCTGGGATCAGTCGGTTTAGACTTTAAACCAAAAAAGGACTTCTCAATTCTGATTTCACCCTTTACGGCTAAGTACACCATTGTAAGGGATACGGCGCGTATCGATCAGACTGCTTTTGGTATTGATGCCGATAAAAAAATTAAAAAAGAGGTCGGTTCCTACGTGAAAATCCTACACAAATGGGAGATTACAAAAGACATTAGTATGGAAAACAAACTTGAATTCTATTCCAGTTATACCAACAAACCGAAAAATATTGATGTCGATTGGCAGTTCATCTTAAATCTTCCAATTAATCAATACTTGACAACAACCGTATCAACCTATCTGATTTCGGATAATGATACCGGATCTAAAGTGCAGTTTAAAGAAAATTTAGCCGTTGGCATTAAATATCAATTTTAA
- a CDS encoding tryptophanase has protein sequence MELPFAESYKIKMVETIRKSTREEREQWLKEANYNLFNLKSDHVFIDLLTDSGTGAMSDKQWSELMLGDESYAGARSYYKMKAALKNILGFDHFLPTHQGRAAENVLFSVLVKEGNIVPGNSHFDTTKGHIEFRKAKAVDCTIDEAFDTLIDHPFKGNLDLVKLESVLSTYPKEQIPMIIVTVTCNTSGGQPVSMANMKAVKELADKYGIPVCFDSARFAENAYFIKLREEGYQDKTIKEIVKEMYSYADMATMSSKKDAIVNMGGFIAMKDENLWKEASTYNIMFEGYVTYGGMSGRDMNALAQGLDEGTEFETLETRIKQVEYLGEKLRSFGVPIQMPIGGHAIFVDAKKFLSHIPKEEYQAQTLGCELYLEAGIRGVEIGAILADRDPETRENRYPKLELLRLAIPRRTYTNNHMDVVAVALKNVWDRRMDIKHGLKIVDEAPIMRHFTVQLEKVE, from the coding sequence ATGGAATTACCTTTCGCAGAATCGTACAAAATCAAGATGGTTGAAACCATCAGAAAAAGCACCAGAGAAGAGAGAGAACAATGGCTTAAGGAAGCCAATTATAACTTGTTTAATCTAAAAAGCGATCACGTATTCATTGACCTGTTGACTGACTCAGGAACAGGTGCAATGAGTGATAAACAGTGGTCGGAGTTAATGTTGGGTGATGAATCATACGCTGGAGCTCGTTCGTATTATAAAATGAAAGCGGCCTTGAAAAACATTTTGGGTTTCGATCATTTCTTACCAACTCACCAAGGACGTGCTGCTGAGAATGTTTTGTTTTCGGTATTAGTTAAAGAAGGCAATATTGTTCCTGGTAACTCACACTTTGATACAACCAAAGGGCATATCGAATTCAGAAAAGCTAAGGCGGTTGATTGTACCATTGATGAGGCTTTCGATACCTTAATCGATCATCCTTTCAAAGGGAATTTGGATCTTGTAAAATTAGAGTCTGTGCTTTCAACTTACCCTAAAGAGCAGATTCCTATGATTATTGTTACCGTAACTTGTAACACATCAGGAGGACAGCCAGTTTCAATGGCAAATATGAAAGCTGTTAAGGAATTGGCAGATAAGTATGGTATTCCAGTGTGTTTCGATTCGGCTCGTTTTGCTGAGAATGCTTATTTCATCAAACTTCGTGAAGAAGGCTATCAGGATAAGACAATCAAAGAGATTGTGAAGGAAATGTATTCATATGCTGATATGGCAACCATGAGCTCTAAAAAAGATGCTATTGTAAACATGGGTGGTTTTATTGCAATGAAGGATGAGAACCTATGGAAAGAGGCATCTACTTACAATATCATGTTCGAAGGTTATGTGACTTATGGTGGTATGTCTGGTCGTGATATGAATGCTTTGGCTCAAGGTCTTGACGAAGGAACTGAGTTTGAAACATTGGAAACACGTATCAAGCAGGTTGAATATTTGGGTGAGAAACTAAGAAGTTTTGGTGTACCTATTCAGATGCCAATTGGTGGACATGCTATTTTTGTTGATGCTAAGAAATTCTTAAGTCATATTCCAAAGGAAGAGTATCAGGCACAGACTTTGGGATGTGAATTGTATCTGGAAGCGGGTATTCGTGGTGTTGAGATTGGTGCTATTTTAGCTGATAGAGACCCTGAAACTCGTGAGAACCGTTATCCAAAATTGGAATTGTTACGTTTGGCTATTCCACGTCGTACTTACACCAACAATCATATGGATGTGGTTGCTGTAGCACTTAAAAATGTTTGGGACAGACGTATGGATATTAAGCACGGTCTTAAGATTGTGGATGAGGCTCCTATTATGCGTCACTTTACTGTGCAACTTGAGAAAGTTGAGTAA
- a CDS encoding tetratricopeptide repeat protein has product MSTNKKDQVHEDNFENLEEALSRTEQYIENNQKKLTYIALAIIVIAVGIFSYQKYYRAPLEQSAQAEMFQAQRYFELDSFNLAINGDGNYDGFLDIIDNYGSTEAGNLAAYYTGISYLHLGEFQNAITYLEDFSSDDFILSSLAKAAIGDAYMELGNNEKAASNYMAASSINTNNFTTPIYLQKAGIAYEMTGNYNDALAAYETIEKDFAKSSEARDIEKYITRAKLKLK; this is encoded by the coding sequence ATGTCTACAAACAAAAAAGATCAGGTTCACGAAGATAATTTTGAAAATTTAGAAGAAGCTTTAAGTAGAACCGAACAATATATTGAGAATAACCAAAAGAAATTAACTTATATCGCATTAGCAATTATTGTGATTGCTGTAGGTATCTTTTCATATCAGAAGTATTACAGAGCTCCACTTGAGCAAAGTGCACAGGCTGAAATGTTTCAAGCGCAGCGTTATTTCGAGTTAGACTCTTTTAATCTTGCGATTAATGGTGATGGTAACTATGATGGTTTCCTTGATATCATTGACAACTATGGCTCAACTGAGGCTGGTAATTTAGCTGCATACTATACAGGTATTTCTTACCTACACCTTGGTGAATTCCAAAATGCAATCACTTATCTTGAAGATTTTTCTTCAGATGATTTCATTCTTTCATCACTAGCTAAAGCTGCTATTGGTGACGCTTATATGGAACTTGGAAACAACGAGAAAGCGGCTTCAAACTATATGGCTGCAAGCTCAATCAATACCAACAATTTCACAACACCTATCTATCTTCAAAAAGCGGGTATCGCTTACGAGATGACAGGAAATTACAACGATGCTCTAGCAGCTTACGAAACAATTGAGAAAGATTTCGCAAAATCGTCTGAAGCTCGTGATATTGAAAAGTACATTACTCGTGCAAAATTGAAGTTGAAATAA